From a single Methylosinus sp. H3A genomic region:
- a CDS encoding D-alanyl-D-alanine carboxypeptidase family protein, producing the protein MALAVSLIAPSAVFAEGFQTSAPRAILVDAGTHTVLLEKGADEYVTPASTVKIMTAEIVFHEIAEGRLKLDDEFTVSEHAWRSGGAPAGGSAMFLAVNSKPRVEDLIRGLVIDSGNDAAITLAEGVAGSEEAFVGRMNKRASELGMTKSIFGNPWGQAGPDQKVTPREMVQLSAHLIKTYPDLYRYFGEKEFTWNKIRQQNRNPLLTMSIGADGLKTGNIDDSGFGMVGSAVQDDRRLIVAVYGLHTAKDRAEEARKLLQWGFRNFEEKSLFKANEAVGSAQVYGGTAGSVPLTSPSDVKVLLQRGGSEKLTGKIVYEGPLIAPVEAGTKVAKLEIRRGATVVLEQPLEAAETIEKGSLASRAFDAAYEYAAGAIHNKLSKKQ; encoded by the coding sequence ATGGCCTTGGCGGTCTCCCTCATCGCGCCGTCGGCGGTCTTCGCCGAAGGTTTCCAGACCAGCGCGCCACGCGCAATTCTCGTGGACGCGGGAACGCATACGGTGCTGCTCGAGAAGGGCGCCGACGAATATGTGACGCCCGCCTCGACGGTGAAGATCATGACCGCCGAGATCGTGTTCCACGAGATCGCCGAGGGACGGCTGAAGCTCGACGACGAGTTCACCGTCTCCGAGCACGCCTGGCGTAGCGGCGGCGCGCCGGCCGGCGGCTCGGCGATGTTCCTCGCCGTCAACAGCAAGCCGCGGGTGGAGGATCTGATCCGCGGCCTGGTGATCGATTCCGGCAATGACGCGGCCATCACGCTGGCGGAGGGCGTCGCGGGGTCCGAGGAGGCCTTCGTCGGCCGCATGAACAAGCGCGCCTCCGAGCTCGGCATGACCAAATCGATCTTCGGCAATCCCTGGGGCCAGGCGGGACCGGACCAGAAGGTCACGCCGCGCGAGATGGTCCAGCTCTCCGCGCATCTCATCAAGACCTATCCGGACCTCTATCGCTATTTCGGCGAGAAGGAGTTCACCTGGAACAAGATCCGCCAGCAGAACCGCAATCCGCTGCTCACCATGAGCATTGGCGCGGATGGGTTGAAGACCGGCAATATCGATGATTCCGGCTTTGGCATGGTCGGCTCCGCCGTGCAGGACGACCGGCGTCTCATCGTCGCCGTCTATGGACTGCACACGGCCAAGGACCGGGCCGAGGAGGCGCGCAAGCTTCTGCAATGGGGCTTCCGCAATTTCGAGGAGAAATCGCTGTTCAAGGCCAATGAGGCGGTCGGCTCCGCGCAGGTCTATGGCGGAACCGCGGGCTCCGTGCCGCTGACCTCGCCGAGCGACGTCAAAGTGCTGCTTCAGCGCGGCGGCTCCGAAAAGCTCACCGGCAAGATCGTCTATGAGGGGCCGCTGATCGCGCCGGTCGAGGCGGGAACCAAGGTCGCCAAGCTGGAGATCCGCCGCGGCGCGACGGTCGTGCTCGAGCAGCCGCTGGAAGCCGCCGAGACGATAGAGAAAGGCTCGCTCGCGAGCCGCGCTTTCGACGCGGCCTATGAATATGCGGCCGGCGCCATTCACAACAAGCTGTCGAAGAAGCAATGA
- a CDS encoding septal ring lytic transglycosylase RlpA family protein produces the protein MARSQVDPRYGVAPSPRVVADGEEVPRGGGYYMVGKPYQIAGKTYYPSERSYSAVGLASWYGSDFHGRKTANGEVFDLASISAAHPTMPLPSYARVTNLRNHRSMIVRVNDRGPYHGGRVMDVSQRVAEALDFHRVGTARVKVDYVGHAALAGSDDAKLLATLREDGRPATLPGGAPIMVATNLREPPNRVARLERAEEAQPERAERATTSRAEARDEEITPRAEARESESPRHSEARAAEKEPVSTIPTPISAKALAMAKSAPLPPSRPFDLGTAPARSARLRQALN, from the coding sequence ATGGCGCGTTCGCAGGTCGATCCGCGCTATGGCGTCGCGCCGAGCCCGCGCGTCGTCGCCGATGGCGAGGAGGTGCCGCGGGGCGGCGGCTATTACATGGTGGGCAAGCCCTATCAGATCGCCGGAAAGACCTATTATCCGAGCGAGCGCTCCTATTCGGCCGTCGGCCTCGCCTCCTGGTATGGATCGGATTTTCACGGACGTAAAACGGCGAATGGCGAAGTCTTCGACCTCGCCTCGATCAGCGCCGCGCATCCGACCATGCCGCTGCCGAGCTATGCGCGCGTCACCAATCTTCGCAATCATCGCTCGATGATCGTGCGCGTCAACGACCGCGGCCCATATCACGGCGGGCGCGTGATGGATGTGTCGCAACGCGTCGCCGAGGCGCTCGATTTCCACCGTGTCGGCACGGCGCGGGTGAAGGTCGATTATGTCGGCCACGCCGCGCTCGCTGGCTCCGACGACGCCAAGCTGCTCGCGACTTTGCGCGAGGACGGCAGGCCCGCGACGCTGCCCGGCGGCGCGCCGATCATGGTGGCGACCAATCTTCGCGAGCCGCCGAACCGCGTCGCCCGGCTCGAGCGCGCGGAGGAGGCGCAGCCCGAGCGCGCCGAACGCGCGACGACGTCCCGGGCCGAGGCGAGGGACGAGGAGATCACGCCCCGCGCCGAAGCGCGCGAGTCCGAGAGCCCGCGCCACTCCGAGGCGCGCGCCGCCGAGAAAGAGCCGGTCTCGACCATTCCGACGCCCATTTCGGCCAAGGCGCTGGCCATGGCCAAGAGCGCGCCGCTGCCGCCGTCGCGGCCCTTCGACCTCGGGACGGCGCCCGCCCGCAGCGCTCGGCTGAGACAAGCACTCAATTAA
- a CDS encoding TatD family hydrolase: MLIDTHCHLDFPDFAPEQEEVVARARRQGVARFVTISTHVEKFSAIAAIAERYEDVFCTVGTHPNHAHEEREASAAELVELARHEKCVGIGEAGLDYHYDKAPRELAHRVFRTHIAAARESGLPLVIHSRDADADCAAILREEMGKGAFKALLHCFTSSRALAETAVELGLYISFSGVVTFKNSGELREIARDVPLERLLVETDAPFLAPVPHRGKRNEPAYVADTARTLAEAKGVSFEEMSAQTTANALALFSKMTPIEDDRERRAAE; the protein is encoded by the coding sequence ATGCTCATCGACACACATTGCCATCTCGACTTTCCCGATTTCGCTCCGGAACAGGAGGAGGTCGTCGCGCGCGCCCGTCGCCAAGGGGTCGCGCGCTTCGTCACCATCTCGACCCATGTCGAGAAATTCTCGGCGATCGCCGCGATTGCGGAGCGGTACGAGGATGTGTTCTGCACGGTCGGCACCCATCCCAATCACGCGCATGAGGAGCGCGAGGCGAGCGCCGCCGAGCTCGTGGAGCTGGCGCGCCATGAGAAATGCGTCGGCATAGGCGAGGCGGGGCTCGACTATCACTATGACAAGGCCCCGCGCGAGCTGGCGCATCGCGTGTTCCGCACCCATATCGCGGCCGCGCGCGAGAGCGGTCTGCCGCTCGTCATTCATTCGCGCGACGCCGACGCCGATTGCGCCGCCATTCTACGCGAGGAAATGGGGAAGGGGGCTTTCAAGGCCCTGCTCCACTGCTTCACCAGCTCGCGCGCGCTGGCCGAGACGGCCGTCGAGCTCGGGCTCTACATCTCCTTTTCGGGCGTGGTGACGTTCAAGAACTCCGGCGAATTGCGCGAGATCGCGCGCGACGTGCCGCTCGAGCGGCTTCTGGTCGAGACCGACGCGCCCTTCCTCGCGCCCGTCCCGCATCGCGGCAAGCGCAATGAGCCGGCCTATGTCGCCGACACAGCGCGCACGCTGGCCGAGGCCAAGGGCGTCTCCTTCGAGGAAATGTCGGCGCAAACGACGGCCAATGCGCTGGCGCTGTTCTCCAAAATGACGCCGATCGAAGACGATCGGGAACGGCGGGCCGCGGAATGA
- a CDS encoding cold-shock protein → MSSKGRDFRGPRKRGFDDDPPYGYDSPRPSRPPRSPFGGGGGFGDSPPPSSNEPAIDAVVKWFKPEKGFGFVELGNGTGDAFLHIGAVQAAGFEALPPGAKLKVQVASSVKGQQVSRVLEVDLSTATAERPRSPSSSGGGFDRPPRRQAPDPSTAVPVTGKVKWFDETKGFGFVQSNDGGKDVFVHISILGPSGVNHLAEGQPVTMQVVDTAKGREALSITLD, encoded by the coding sequence ATGAGCAGCAAAGGTCGAGACTTCCGGGGACCCAGAAAACGCGGGTTCGACGACGACCCGCCGTACGGCTATGACAGCCCGCGGCCCAGCCGGCCGCCGAGGTCGCCATTCGGCGGAGGTGGCGGATTCGGTGATTCGCCGCCCCCTTCTTCCAACGAGCCCGCGATCGACGCGGTCGTGAAATGGTTCAAGCCCGAGAAGGGCTTCGGCTTCGTCGAGCTCGGCAATGGCACGGGCGACGCGTTCCTGCATATCGGCGCGGTTCAGGCGGCCGGCTTCGAAGCCTTGCCGCCCGGCGCCAAGCTGAAGGTGCAGGTCGCGAGCTCGGTCAAGGGCCAGCAGGTCTCGCGTGTGCTCGAGGTCGATCTTTCGACCGCGACCGCCGAGCGCCCGCGCAGCCCCAGCAGCAGCGGCGGCGGCTTCGACCGGCCTCCGCGTCGTCAGGCTCCCGATCCGTCGACGGCAGTGCCGGTCACCGGCAAGGTCAAATGGTTCGACGAGACCAAGGGCTTCGGCTTCGTGCAGTCGAACGACGGCGGCAAGGACGTCTTCGTCCATATCTCGATCCTCGGCCCCTCCGGCGTCAATCATCTCGCCGAAGGCCAGCCTGTGACGATGCAGGTCGTCGACACGGCAAAGGGTCGCGAAGCTCTGTCGATCACGCTCGACTGA
- a CDS encoding glutathione S-transferase family protein encodes MTLSLLVGNKAYSSWSLRPWLLLKQFEIPFEETVVPLYGPESKERLLAFSPAGKVPALRSDDVIVWDSLAIIEFIAERFPDLAIWPRDPAARALARSLAAEMHSGFTSMRSEFPTNFRRAPRPIAPPSREAAADIARIDAAWRDARARFGSEGPFLFGAFSAADAMFAPVVCRFTTYVLEVSSQAQDYMHAILALPSYQAWLSEGRGEPWVLEKFEK; translated from the coding sequence ATGACTCTCTCCCTGCTCGTCGGCAATAAGGCCTATTCCTCCTGGTCGCTGCGGCCCTGGCTGCTGCTGAAGCAATTCGAGATTCCCTTCGAGGAGACGGTGGTTCCGCTCTATGGCCCGGAGTCGAAAGAGAGGCTCCTCGCCTTTTCGCCGGCCGGGAAGGTTCCGGCGCTACGCAGCGACGACGTAATCGTCTGGGATTCGCTCGCCATCATCGAATTCATCGCCGAGCGCTTTCCCGATCTCGCGATCTGGCCGCGCGATCCGGCGGCGCGGGCTCTGGCGCGCTCGCTCGCGGCGGAAATGCATTCCGGCTTCACCTCGATGCGAAGTGAATTCCCCACCAATTTCCGCCGCGCGCCGCGCCCGATCGCGCCGCCGAGCCGGGAGGCCGCCGCCGATATCGCGCGTATCGACGCCGCCTGGCGCGACGCGAGAGCGCGCTTCGGATCGGAGGGGCCGTTTCTCTTCGGCGCCTTCTCCGCCGCGGACGCCATGTTTGCGCCGGTCGTCTGTCGATTTACGACCTATGTCCTCGAGGTCTCGTCGCAAGCGCAGGATTATATGCACGCGATTCTCGCTCTGCCGAGCTATCAGGCATGGCTGAGCGAGGGACGCGGCGAGCCCTGGGTTCTGGAAAAATTCGAAAAGTGA
- a CDS encoding DNA polymerase III subunit delta': MKRDVEAPPESDRFADAPHPRETHALLGHAGAESELVDAFRRGKLPQAILIGGPEGIGKATLAWRLARFLLAHPDPSTPEAASARSLFVGEESAVSRRIAALALPDLFLLRREWNEKTKKHFTEIRIEDVRRLIHLFHQSSGEGGWRVAIVDCVDDLNRSSANALLKLIEEPPERSLFLLVAHQPGRVLPTIRSRCRKLTLGPLAEPDVVAAIRALGAPWSELPEATLSGAAEGAEGSVREALRLLDGDGVAFDAALRAMFARLPQVDWLAVHSLADRLAGRDNEHAYETFMSGLYRFLDRIIRSKAGEGASAANLAPYARAWERITEAARDTEVFNFDKRGLILSIFADLEEAARR, encoded by the coding sequence GTGAAGCGCGACGTAGAGGCCCCGCCGGAGAGCGACCGCTTCGCCGATGCGCCGCATCCCCGCGAAACCCATGCGCTGCTCGGCCATGCCGGCGCCGAGAGCGAGCTCGTCGACGCTTTTCGGCGCGGCAAGCTGCCCCAAGCCATTCTCATCGGCGGGCCCGAGGGAATCGGCAAGGCGACGCTCGCCTGGCGCCTCGCGCGCTTTCTGCTGGCGCATCCCGACCCGTCCACGCCGGAGGCGGCGAGCGCCCGGTCACTCTTCGTCGGCGAGGAGAGCGCCGTCAGCCGGCGCATCGCGGCGCTGGCTCTGCCCGATCTTTTTCTGCTGCGCCGCGAGTGGAACGAGAAGACCAAGAAGCATTTCACCGAAATCCGCATCGAGGATGTGCGGCGGCTGATCCATCTCTTCCATCAGAGCTCGGGCGAAGGCGGCTGGCGCGTCGCCATTGTGGATTGCGTCGACGATCTCAACCGCTCCAGCGCCAACGCCCTTTTGAAGCTCATAGAGGAGCCGCCGGAGCGCTCGCTGTTCCTGCTCGTCGCGCATCAGCCGGGACGCGTTCTGCCGACGATCCGCTCGCGCTGCCGCAAGCTCACGCTCGGCCCGCTCGCCGAGCCGGACGTCGTCGCCGCGATCCGCGCGCTCGGCGCGCCCTGGAGCGAGCTGCCGGAAGCGACGCTCTCCGGCGCAGCGGAGGGAGCGGAGGGCTCCGTCCGCGAGGCGCTGCGGCTGCTGGATGGCGACGGTGTCGCTTTCGACGCGGCGCTGCGGGCGATGTTCGCGCGCCTGCCGCAGGTCGATTGGCTCGCCGTGCATTCACTCGCCGACCGACTCGCCGGGCGTGACAATGAGCACGCCTATGAGACCTTCATGAGCGGCCTCTATCGCTTTCTCGACCGAATTATTCGGTCGAAAGCGGGCGAGGGCGCGAGCGCGGCCAACCTCGCCCCTTATGCGCGCGCCTGGGAGCGCATAACGGAGGCGGCGCGCGATACGGAAGTCTTCAATTTCGACAAGCGAGGGCTCATTCTGTCGATCTTCGCCGATCTCGAAGAAGCGGCGAGGCGATAG
- a CDS encoding MBL fold metallo-hydrolase, whose product MSLTVTILGCGSSGGVPRVGQGWGACDPTNPKNRRRRCSILAMRTDGAARTNVLIDTSPDLREQLIDAKVDHLDAILFTHPHADHTHGVDDVRGLVLESGRRIPAYLDEPTAKMLTDRFDYIFKTPPGSYYPPLLDEHRIHLGREVSVDGPGGTIEATPFRLDHGDMDALGFRIGGLAYTPDLNSVPRESFRHLEGLDVWIIDALRHKRHGTHLSVGEALEWVTHFKPRHAILTDLHVDLDYETLKETLPDNVTPAFDGMRIELA is encoded by the coding sequence ATGAGCCTGACGGTCACTATATTGGGCTGCGGCTCCTCGGGCGGCGTGCCGCGAGTCGGCCAGGGCTGGGGCGCCTGCGATCCGACCAATCCGAAGAATCGTCGGCGCCGCTGCTCGATACTGGCGATGCGGACGGATGGCGCCGCGCGGACCAATGTGCTGATCGACACCTCGCCCGATCTGCGCGAGCAATTGATCGACGCGAAGGTCGACCATCTCGATGCGATTCTCTTCACCCATCCGCACGCCGACCACACCCATGGCGTCGACGATGTGCGCGGGCTCGTCCTGGAGAGCGGCCGGCGCATTCCGGCCTATCTGGACGAGCCGACGGCGAAAATGCTGACCGATCGCTTCGACTATATCTTCAAGACGCCGCCCGGCAGCTATTATCCGCCGCTGCTCGACGAGCATCGCATCCATCTCGGCCGCGAAGTGTCGGTCGACGGCCCAGGCGGAACGATCGAAGCGACGCCGTTCCGGCTCGACCATGGCGACATGGACGCTCTGGGGTTCCGAATCGGAGGCCTGGCCTATACGCCGGACCTCAATTCCGTGCCCCGAGAAAGCTTCCGCCATCTCGAGGGGCTCGACGTCTGGATCATCGACGCCTTGCGCCACAAACGCCACGGCACGCATCTTTCCGTCGGCGAGGCGCTGGAATGGGTCACCCATTTCAAGCCTCGCCACGCGATCCTCACCGACCTGCATGTCGATCTCGACTATGAGACGCTCAAAGAGACTCTGCCGGACAATGTGACGCCGGCCTTCGACGGAATGCGGATCGAGCTGGCCTGA
- the mazG gene encoding nucleoside triphosphate pyrophosphohydrolase, giving the protein MTQDEIARLLGIMAALRTPQTGCPWDLEQTFASIAPYTLEEAYEVVDAIERGDLGDLREELGDLLLQVVFHARLAEEVGAFAFVDVVAAISDKLIRRHPHVFGDKTAASAADVSVQWAQIKAREKQLRAERRGIEEAPGLLDGVPPALPALTRAIKLQEKAGKVGFDWNDARLVLEKIREETLEVEAELGEGDAPPSPAVAEEIGDLLFAVANLARHVGADPEQALRGANAKFERRFRFIERALTEKGTRPQDSTLDEMEALWLAAKAAERA; this is encoded by the coding sequence ATGACACAGGATGAAATCGCGCGCCTCCTCGGCATAATGGCGGCCCTGCGCACGCCGCAAACCGGCTGTCCATGGGATCTCGAGCAGACCTTCGCGAGCATCGCCCCCTATACGCTCGAAGAAGCCTATGAAGTCGTCGATGCGATCGAGCGCGGCGATCTCGGCGATCTCCGCGAGGAGCTCGGCGACCTGCTGCTGCAGGTCGTCTTCCACGCGAGGCTGGCGGAGGAGGTCGGAGCTTTCGCCTTCGTCGATGTCGTCGCGGCGATCTCCGACAAGCTCATCCGCCGCCACCCACATGTATTCGGCGACAAAACCGCGGCCTCGGCGGCCGACGTCTCGGTGCAATGGGCGCAGATCAAGGCGCGCGAAAAGCAGCTCCGCGCCGAGCGCCGCGGCATAGAGGAGGCGCCGGGCCTGTTGGACGGCGTTCCACCCGCCCTGCCCGCTCTGACGCGCGCGATCAAATTGCAGGAGAAGGCCGGCAAGGTCGGCTTCGACTGGAACGACGCGCGGCTCGTGCTCGAGAAAATTCGCGAGGAGACGCTGGAGGTGGAAGCGGAGCTCGGGGAAGGAGACGCGCCTCCCTCGCCCGCGGTCGCGGAGGAGATCGGCGATCTTCTCTTCGCCGTCGCCAATCTCGCCCGCCATGTCGGGGCCGATCCCGAGCAGGCGCTGCGCGGCGCCAACGCCAAATTCGAGCGGCGCTTTCGCTTCATCGAGCGCGCGCTCACGGAAAAGGGAACGCGCCCGCAGGATTCGACGCTAGACGAGATGGAAGCATTGTGGCTCGCGGCGAAAGCCGCCGAGCGTGCGTGA
- the tmk gene encoding dTMP kinase, with the protein MSAEPPLGPARGQEKGQAGKFITLEGGEGAGKSTQMRRLQERLAQKGVEAIATREPGGSPHAEVLREALLGGKAASLGPLGEAILFSAARIDHLDRLIKPALARGAWVICDRFADSTRAYQGARGGVDPRLIALLERVALMGSSPDLTIILDLPPETGLERAKRRRAPDEAADRFEREGLEFHRGLRQAYLDIAASEPGRCCVVDALAPEQEVAEAIWHVVEARFFRPEIVVPLQSLIA; encoded by the coding sequence ATGAGCGCAGAGCCGCCGCTCGGCCCGGCGCGTGGGCAGGAAAAGGGCCAGGCCGGCAAGTTCATCACGCTCGAGGGCGGCGAGGGGGCCGGCAAGTCGACGCAGATGCGCCGGCTGCAGGAACGTCTCGCGCAAAAAGGCGTGGAGGCGATCGCGACGCGCGAGCCCGGCGGCTCGCCGCATGCCGAAGTGTTGCGCGAGGCGCTGCTCGGCGGCAAGGCGGCCTCGCTCGGCCCGCTCGGCGAGGCGATTTTATTCTCGGCGGCGCGAATCGATCATCTGGACCGGCTGATCAAGCCGGCGCTGGCGCGCGGCGCCTGGGTGATTTGCGACCGTTTCGCCGATTCGACGCGCGCCTATCAGGGCGCGCGCGGCGGCGTCGATCCGCGGCTCATCGCTCTGCTCGAGCGCGTCGCGCTGATGGGCTCCTCGCCGGACCTGACCATCATCCTCGATCTGCCGCCCGAGACCGGCCTTGAGCGCGCCAAACGGCGCCGAGCCCCGGACGAGGCCGCCGACCGCTTCGAACGCGAGGGGCTGGAGTTCCACCGCGGCCTGCGCCAGGCCTATCTCGACATAGCCGCGAGCGAGCCGGGCCGCTGCTGCGTCGTCGACGCGCTGGCGCCGGAGCAGGAGGTGGCCGAAGCCATTTGGCATGTCGTCGAAGCGCGCTTTTTTCGACCCGAAATCGTCGTTCCTCTCCAGAGCCTGATTGCGTGA
- a CDS encoding DNA-deoxyinosine glycosylase, which translates to MDGVPTSKGFPPVARADARVLILGSLPGQVSLAHVQYYAQPRNAFWPIMGRLFGASPEIPYEERLNRLMARGVALWDVCAEGRRPGSLDQKIDVASVETNDFAGFLVAHAQIGLICLNGAKAGDLFRRKVAPTLGSSAPRSLVLPSTSPAHAAMTLERKLEHWRAALGEFL; encoded by the coding sequence TTGGACGGCGTTCCGACCTCGAAAGGCTTCCCGCCCGTCGCGCGCGCCGACGCGCGTGTGCTGATCCTCGGCTCGCTGCCGGGACAGGTCTCGCTCGCCCACGTCCAATATTACGCCCAGCCGCGCAACGCCTTTTGGCCGATCATGGGGCGGCTCTTCGGCGCCTCGCCGGAGATTCCCTATGAGGAACGGCTCAACCGGCTGATGGCGCGGGGAGTCGCGCTGTGGGACGTCTGCGCCGAGGGGCGGCGGCCGGGTAGCCTCGACCAGAAAATCGACGTGGCCAGCGTCGAGACGAATGATTTCGCGGGTTTTCTCGTGGCTCACGCCCAGATCGGGCTGATCTGCCTCAACGGCGCCAAGGCCGGCGATCTGTTCCGCCGCAAGGTCGCGCCGACGCTTGGCTCATCGGCGCCGCGCAGCCTCGTCCTGCCGTCCACGAGCCCGGCGCATGCGGCGATGACTTTGGAGCGCAAGCTGGAACATTGGCGGGCGGCGCTCGGGGAATTCCTCTAG
- the metG gene encoding methionine--tRNA ligase, translating into MAERPTFMITTAIPYANGAPHIGHAYERIATDAFARFKRLDGFDVLFVTGMDEHGQKMQRTAEREGLTPQQLADRTADQFQTMGETLNALADDVVRTTQPRHADAALEIWKRMEAAGDIYLAKYSGWYSVRDEAYYDEGEITEVDGKKLAPTGTPVEWVEEESWFFKLSAYQEKLLALYEAHPEFITPEKYRNEIVAFVKRGLTDLSISRTTFDWGIPVPSKPETNSPHVMYVWVDALTNYITATGFLTGEEERARFWPANAHVIGKDITRFHAVYWPAFLMSAGVPLPKQIVVHGHLFSRGEKMSKSVGNVVDPIDLAQRYGVDQLRYFFLREIPFGQDGNYSHEAIVNRINADLANDLGNLAQRSLSMIAKNCGGVVPTPGELTDADRALLADASAALGKAREAMDAYSPHQALAELFRVVGDANRYFAGEEPWAKKKTDPKRMETILYVTAEALRRLAIALQPFIPAAASSLLGLLGVPAEARDFVQAGEAQALIPGAPLPAPAPVFPRYVEEGEAAIGKN; encoded by the coding sequence ATGGCTGAACGTCCGACCTTCATGATCACCACCGCCATTCCTTACGCGAATGGCGCCCCGCATATCGGTCATGCGTATGAACGCATCGCCACCGACGCCTTCGCGCGCTTCAAGCGGCTCGACGGCTTCGATGTGCTGTTCGTGACCGGAATGGACGAGCACGGCCAGAAGATGCAGCGCACCGCCGAGCGCGAGGGGCTGACCCCGCAGCAGCTCGCCGACCGCACCGCCGACCAGTTCCAGACCATGGGCGAGACGCTGAACGCGCTCGCCGACGATGTCGTGCGCACGACGCAGCCGCGCCACGCCGACGCCGCGCTCGAGATATGGAAGCGCATGGAGGCGGCGGGCGATATTTATCTCGCCAAATATTCCGGCTGGTACTCGGTGCGTGACGAGGCCTATTACGACGAGGGCGAGATCACCGAGGTCGACGGCAAGAAGCTCGCGCCGACCGGCACGCCGGTCGAATGGGTGGAGGAGGAGAGCTGGTTCTTCAAGCTCTCGGCCTATCAGGAGAAGCTGCTCGCGCTCTACGAAGCGCATCCGGAATTCATCACGCCAGAAAAATACAGGAACGAGATCGTCGCCTTCGTGAAGCGCGGGCTCACCGACCTCTCGATCAGCCGCACCACTTTCGATTGGGGCATACCTGTCCCGTCCAAGCCGGAGACCAATTCGCCGCATGTGATGTATGTGTGGGTGGACGCGCTCACCAATTACATCACCGCGACCGGCTTTCTGACCGGGGAGGAGGAGCGCGCGCGCTTCTGGCCGGCGAACGCCCATGTCATCGGCAAGGATATCACGCGCTTCCATGCGGTCTATTGGCCGGCCTTTCTGATGTCGGCCGGCGTCCCCTTGCCCAAGCAGATCGTCGTGCATGGCCATTTGTTCAGCCGCGGGGAGAAGATGTCGAAGTCGGTCGGCAATGTCGTCGATCCGATCGATCTCGCGCAGCGCTATGGCGTCGATCAGCTGCGCTATTTCTTCCTGCGCGAGATTCCCTTCGGCCAGGACGGCAATTATTCGCATGAGGCGATCGTCAATCGCATCAACGCCGATCTCGCCAATGACCTCGGCAATCTGGCGCAGCGCTCGCTGTCGATGATCGCCAAGAATTGCGGCGGCGTCGTTCCGACGCCGGGCGAATTGACCGACGCCGACCGCGCGCTGCTCGCCGACGCCTCGGCGGCGCTCGGCAAGGCGCGCGAGGCGATGGACGCCTATTCGCCGCATCAGGCGCTGGCGGAGCTGTTCCGCGTCGTGGGGGACGCCAATCGCTATTTCGCCGGCGAGGAGCCCTGGGCCAAGAAGAAGACCGACCCGAAGCGCATGGAGACGATCCTCTATGTGACGGCGGAGGCGCTGCGGCGGCTGGCGATCGCGCTGCAGCCTTTCATTCCCGCCGCGGCCTCGAGCTTGCTTGGTTTGCTCGGCGTTCCAGCCGAGGCGCGCGATTTCGTCCAGGCGGGCGAGGCGCAGGCGCTCATCCCCGGCGCGCCGCTGCCGGCGCCCGCCCCCGTCTTCCCGCGTTATGTGGAGGAGGGGGAGGCGGCCATCGGCAAGAACTGA